The proteins below come from a single Oscillatoria sp. FACHB-1407 genomic window:
- a CDS encoding CHAT domain-containing protein, which yields MKSIVFNVGFVIATGLQGAIALLPAHAEPVPTTNGTDTRVQLRNGRFDIEGGRLSGDRASLFHEFEQFGLSASEIANFISNPEIRNILSRVTGGNASYIDGLLQVSGGNSNLYLINPAGILFGPNARLDLPASFTATTATGIGFGDTWLNAIGTNNYEALVGDPNAFSFATAQPGAIVNTGDLAVSAGQSLMLLGGTVINTGMLSAPGGTITIAAIPGENRVRVSQEGALLSLELEALEGDGTSGNAMPFTPLSLPELLTGGELSGATGISVNPDGTVRLTGSENTLPSNPGTVVASGTLNASSTDAINRVSAIPQISVLGDRVALVNATLNASGTNGGGTVRVGGDYQGRGTVFNASRTFVDPNSVINADAIDQGDGGQVIIWADEVTGFYGDITARGGLTLGNGGFVEVSGREHLLFRGDVDTRAFNGVNGTLLLDPTNIIIANGTGDSAADGNNTFSGNNSRVVGSILSTPLSVINDDAPTTIFESELEGLPPGTPMVLQATNDIVIGELTPNPDPNFDGSDTLPRLLINRSITFVADADNNNDGSFIMEQNGSINSQGNISVSGFNIIGGILNTSRIDASSGSITLRARNNISISELDTTVISNGADNTAGNVYIHADNDITITNRIRSWSTTDGATVELSAGGNITLPNSAENGGGIQTFREGQSNRPRGDSGDIILNSGDTINIAGRLDASNSLGSPGDIILTAQNDITTGDLSTERTTNAVLGNAGNIRLESFSGSINTSAGSVLTSSIGNGGTVILSAPEGIITGTIDASAVNGSGGNVSLNANTENIIAGDINSFSQNGNGGNVTLTASQGDITTEAIDTRGAINTGSTGNSGAIRLTSGGNINTTGGALNTSSQNGDGGNIALTGNGTIQTGALNSSATNGRGGAVTLTSSEDSINTSAGQLSTSSINGDGGAIALTAIAGSITTGDINSSSSQNGNGGTLTLIANSTIQTGALNSSAVTGQGGAIALTTEGDITLGGAIVVGSSSGSDGNGIDIDTSSRVTFPSSILTQGASVSVNNASSLLGLSTDSTLNTNGGDVFLRLASSATLGDINILTNGGAFNLFSSGALTIDGTVRTNGGNIAISGSTINATDATLRSASINQPGGNIALTATGDIRTGVLNAFSRQQAGGNINVTSNDGSVTSSNINTFGAASGGDVRIDAENNITTGRINSSSTQGNGGDVKLDPINIQVTSINAQGGTNGTGGNVTAVASEFFTATGSFRDRNGTLASISTAGGLGGGNITIIHDSGEINNFNIGTNFEIDDSGTNGTVAAITSGDFTISSGSFPYTFVEGNIQLITDPSPEIRPQEVDSLDDELPPPSEGQSSPAEDTGITRLPEPETRFTNEFEQALGIPDTPIRTIEYAQSNLFEVERSTGVKPALLYVHFVPAQLSNEGQNQSTCTTLVSPQSTDQLALSLITSTGQPICQRISGVTRTQVQQATQQLLNEITNPAQTGTNDYLAAAQQLYQWFIAPVEANLQAQGIESIAFIPDINLRSVPFATLYNGQQFLIERYSIGLMPSFSLTDTRYVGLNNAQVLAMGASDFVDPSSLPTWISRETPDLLGETPLPAVPIELDTITQEPWQSLIFLNNSFVTENLSLQLALRRSPTVYQYPDPFGLRRSPTAYQYPDPFSIVHLATHANFDPSVLNRSYIQFRNQRLRLEQLQVLNLSPPSLELLVLSACKTALGSEEAEFGFAGIAVKAGSKSALASLWNASDLGSLLLMREFYQQLGNAPTKAEALRRAQTVMLNPIQLATSLEELQQELDSVLESDRNQFSQQFLNRTRSLQESENLSNEEIARLDEEIIRLRSDLFELNALLSTDELRNDLLNKMSHPFYWSTYTIIGSPW from the coding sequence ATGAAATCTATCGTCTTCAATGTTGGTTTTGTTATCGCAACGGGTCTTCAAGGGGCGATCGCTCTCCTTCCGGCTCATGCAGAGCCTGTTCCAACCACGAACGGCACAGATACCCGTGTACAACTGCGAAATGGACGCTTTGATATCGAAGGTGGACGGTTGTCGGGCGATCGCGCCAGTCTCTTTCATGAGTTTGAACAGTTTGGGTTAAGCGCTTCTGAAATTGCCAACTTCATTTCCAACCCAGAGATCCGCAATATTTTATCGCGGGTGACGGGTGGAAATGCTTCCTACATAGATGGCTTGCTGCAAGTCAGCGGGGGTAACTCCAATCTGTATTTAATCAACCCGGCTGGGATTCTATTTGGACCCAATGCTCGGTTAGATTTACCTGCCTCCTTTACTGCTACAACCGCCACAGGAATTGGCTTTGGCGATACCTGGCTAAATGCGATCGGCACGAATAACTACGAGGCGTTGGTTGGTGACCCCAACGCTTTTTCGTTTGCGACTGCTCAACCGGGAGCAATTGTTAATACCGGAGATTTAGCCGTCTCAGCAGGGCAAAGTCTAATGCTGTTAGGTGGCACTGTTATCAACACAGGAATGCTTTCTGCACCAGGTGGAACCATCACGATCGCTGCTATTCCGGGTGAAAATCGAGTTCGAGTGAGCCAGGAAGGGGCTTTATTAAGCCTAGAGTTAGAAGCATTAGAAGGCGATGGAACCAGTGGTAACGCAATGCCCTTCACTCCCCTGTCGTTGCCAGAGTTGCTAACGGGAGGGGAACTGAGTGGTGCGACTGGCATCTCCGTCAATCCAGATGGCACTGTGCGGCTAACGGGGTCAGAGAACACCCTTCCCAGCAACCCTGGAACGGTCGTTGCCTCTGGTACACTCAACGCTTCTAGTACAGACGCGATTAATCGCGTCTCTGCGATCCCTCAAATTAGCGTATTGGGCGATCGCGTTGCCCTCGTGAATGCCACTCTCAACGCCTCTGGTACGAATGGCGGTGGCACGGTTCGCGTTGGTGGAGACTACCAGGGACGAGGCACTGTTTTTAATGCATCACGCACGTTTGTTGACCCTAATTCGGTGATCAATGCAGATGCGATCGATCAGGGGGATGGTGGTCAGGTCATTATCTGGGCAGATGAGGTGACAGGCTTCTATGGAGATATCACGGCTAGAGGTGGGTTAACCCTGGGTAATGGTGGTTTTGTAGAAGTGTCTGGGCGAGAACATCTACTTTTTCGGGGAGATGTAGACACTCGTGCATTTAATGGTGTAAATGGAACTTTGTTGCTTGACCCGACAAATATCATAATTGCCAATGGAACAGGTGACAGTGCAGCGGATGGAAACAATACATTTTCTGGGAATAACTCCAGAGTAGTTGGAAGTATTTTGAGTACTCCATTGAGTGTAATTAATGATGATGCGCCAACTACCATTTTTGAATCAGAATTAGAAGGTTTGCCACCAGGTACACCTATGGTGTTGCAAGCCACAAACGATATTGTGATTGGAGAACTAACTCCTAATCCAGATCCAAATTTTGATGGATCAGATACACTCCCTCGTCTCTTAATCAATAGGTCAATTACTTTTGTCGCAGATGCGGACAATAACAATGATGGCTCTTTCATAATGGAGCAGAATGGTTCCATTAACTCTCAAGGAAATATTTCTGTCTCAGGTTTCAATATTATTGGGGGTATTCTTAATACAAGTAGAATAGATGCTAGTTCTGGCTCTATTACTTTAAGAGCTAGAAACAATATTTCTATTTCAGAGTTAGATACAACAGTTATATCGAATGGAGCTGATAATACAGCTGGTAATGTATACATTCATGCAGATAATGACATTACTATCACAAATCGTATCCGAAGTTGGTCAACTACAGATGGTGCAACAGTTGAATTATCTGCAGGTGGTAATATCACCTTACCCAATTCAGCAGAGAATGGTGGGGGTATTCAAACTTTTAGAGAAGGACAATCAAATCGCCCGAGAGGAGATAGCGGCGATATCATCTTAAATAGCGGTGACACAATCAATATTGCAGGCAGATTAGATGCTTCCAATAGTCTTGGTTCTCCTGGTGACATTATCCTTACCGCACAAAATGATATTACTACTGGGGATTTATCTACCGAAAGAACCACTAATGCTGTATTAGGTAATGCTGGTAACATCCGGCTTGAGAGTTTTTCAGGAAGCATCAATACTAGTGCTGGTTCTGTGTTGACTTCCTCCATTGGTAATGGAGGTACTGTCATTTTGAGTGCCCCAGAAGGCATTATCACCGGAACAATAGATGCTAGTGCTGTTAATGGTTCAGGGGGTAATGTATCTCTCAATGCTAATACTGAAAATATTATCGCAGGAGATATTAATTCTTTTTCTCAAAATGGTAATGGTGGAAATGTTACACTCACTGCCTCTCAAGGAGACATTACGACAGAGGCTATTGATACAAGGGGAGCTATCAATACAGGGAGTACAGGCAATTCCGGGGCAATTAGACTAACCAGTGGTGGAAATATCAATACCACTGGAGGAGCCTTAAATACCTCTTCTCAAAATGGGGATGGTGGAAATATTGCTCTAACTGGTAATGGCACAATCCAAACAGGTGCTCTCAATAGCAGTGCTACCAATGGTAGAGGAGGAGCAGTTACCCTTACTAGCAGTGAAGACTCGATCAATACAAGTGCAGGTCAACTTAGTACGAGTTCAATCAACGGTGATGGTGGTGCGATCGCTCTTACTGCCATTGCAGGAAGCATCACCACAGGGGATATTAATTCGTCTTCTTCTCAAAACGGCAATGGCGGAACGCTAACATTAATTGCAAATAGCACGATTCAGACAGGTGCTTTGAATAGTAGTGCTGTCACTGGTCAAGGAGGGGCGATCGCCCTAACAACTGAGGGTGATATTACGTTAGGTGGTGCGATTGTTGTTGGCTCGAGCAGTGGTTCCGACGGCAATGGCATCGATATTGATACTTCTAGCAGAGTAACTTTCCCCAGCAGTATTCTCACTCAAGGGGCTAGCGTCAGCGTTAATAATGCGTCTAGCTTGCTTGGATTATCGACAGATTCAACACTAAACACCAATGGTGGTGATGTATTCCTACGCTTGGCTTCGAGCGCGACACTTGGAGACATCAATATTTTGACCAATGGGGGAGCATTTAACTTGTTCTCCTCTGGAGCATTAACCATTGATGGAACTGTCAGAACCAATGGCGGCAACATTGCAATCAGTGGCAGTACCATCAATGCCACTGATGCTACTTTGAGATCTGCCAGTATCAATCAACCAGGTGGAAATATTGCTCTAACTGCCACCGGAGACATTCGCACAGGGGTCTTAAATGCGTTTAGTAGACAGCAGGCAGGTGGCAACATCAATGTAACGAGCAATGACGGCTCAGTGACCAGCAGCAACATCAATACATTTGGGGCAGCATCCGGGGGAGATGTCAGAATCGATGCAGAGAACAACATCACAACAGGACGCATCAACTCCAGTAGCACTCAAGGAAATGGGGGAGATGTCAAGCTTGATCCAATCAATATCCAAGTCACCAGCATCAATGCTCAGGGTGGAACCAATGGCACTGGGGGCAACGTAACTGCTGTTGCGTCAGAGTTTTTCACAGCGACAGGGTCGTTTCGCGATCGCAATGGCACTCTTGCCAGCATCTCCACCGCAGGTGGGCTAGGGGGTGGTAATATCACAATTATTCACGATTCTGGTGAAATTAATAACTTTAATATCGGCACTAATTTTGAAATCGACGATTCCGGGACAAATGGAACCGTAGCTGCGATTACGAGTGGCGACTTTACCATCTCCTCTGGTTCATTTCCCTACACCTTTGTCGAAGGTAACATTCAACTCATCACTGATCCGTCACCTGAAATTAGACCGCAAGAAGTCGATTCGTTAGACGACGAGCTACCTCCACCATCAGAGGGCCAAAGTTCTCCTGCTGAAGATACAGGAATTACTCGTTTGCCAGAGCCAGAAACTCGCTTCACCAATGAGTTTGAACAGGCGTTAGGGATACCTGACACGCCCATTAGAACTATTGAGTATGCTCAAAGTAATCTTTTTGAAGTCGAAAGGTCAACTGGAGTTAAGCCTGCTCTACTGTATGTTCATTTTGTCCCTGCACAGTTGAGCAATGAAGGTCAAAATCAAAGCACTTGTACAACACTTGTGTCTCCTCAGTCAACCGATCAACTGGCGTTGTCGTTGATTACCTCAACAGGGCAACCGATTTGTCAGCGCATTTCAGGAGTTACCCGCACCCAAGTTCAGCAGGCTACTCAGCAACTCTTAAATGAAATAACCAATCCTGCACAAACGGGTACAAACGATTATTTAGCTGCTGCTCAACAACTCTATCAGTGGTTCATTGCTCCGGTAGAAGCCAATCTGCAAGCTCAAGGTATTGAGAGCATCGCGTTCATTCCAGATATAAACTTACGATCGGTTCCGTTTGCTACTCTTTATAATGGACAGCAGTTTTTAATCGAAAGATATAGTATTGGCTTGATGCCAAGTTTTAGCCTAACTGATACTCGTTACGTTGGGTTAAACAATGCTCAAGTCTTAGCAATGGGTGCTTCTGACTTTGTCGATCCATCGTCTTTACCAACTTGGATTTCCAGAGAAACTCCTGACTTGTTAGGTGAAACCCCTCTACCGGCTGTTCCCATCGAGTTAGATACAATTACTCAAGAGCCTTGGCAAAGTTTGATTTTTCTAAATAACAGCTTTGTGACCGAAAATCTGAGCTTACAGCTTGCATTGCGGCGATCACCCACAGTCTATCAATATCCCGATCCATTTGGATTGCGGCGATCACCCACAGCCTATCAATATCCCGATCCGTTTTCCATTGTCCATCTGGCAACCCACGCCAATTTTGATCCGAGTGTGCTGAATCGATCATATATCCAGTTTCGAAATCAACGGTTACGACTGGAGCAGTTGCAGGTATTAAACCTAAGCCCTCCCTCCTTAGAACTACTAGTATTAAGTGCTTGTAAGACTGCTTTAGGCAGCGAAGAGGCAGAGTTCGGATTTGCTGGAATTGCAGTCAAAGCAGGATCAAAATCAGCTTTAGCAAGTTTGTGGAATGCTAGCGACTTAGGATCGCTGCTCTTAATGCGTGAATTTTATCAGCAGTTAGGTAATGCCCCTACTAAAGCAGAAGCATTGCGAAGAGCACAAACTGTCATGCTCAATCCAATTCAATTAGCAACCAGTCTAGAGGAGTTACAACAAGAACTGGATTCTGTTTTAGAGAGCGATCGCAATCAGTTTTCCCAGCAATTTCTAAATCGCACTCGTTCTCTACAAGAATCTGAGAATTTATCAAACGAGGAGATAGCTAGATTAGATGAAGAAATCATTAGATTGAGAAGTGATTTATTTGAGTTGAATGCGCTTCTAAGTACCGATGAATTACGCAACGACTTGCTCAATAAGATGAGCCATCCATTTTATTGGTCTACCTACACGATAATTGGCAGCCCCTGGTAA
- a CDS encoding toll/interleukin-1 receptor domain-containing protein has protein sequence MTDVFISYSWGDNQSPDDQGRWVTVFHGYLESYLHGDLGRRPDIFRDENELRGYECLTPAIAERVRQSRVLLAVMSKGYISSGWCQEEARIFLEKCQKLKQPSRLPVCKVIKNLPEPQSHRPQEFQDLLGYPFYDFKNGNRPREYRPEFGETKEQFRQCIKDVSEEIAELIASIDCDLVKYRPEVLSFSETVVYLAETTEDQKENRLKLRRELKQLGYIVLPEKDLPYNSQITDRIRDDLSRCILSIHILGERYGIIPEAEASGRSVIQIQAELADVRSSEESRFSRLIWMPPELDIKAPQNRIETSQINLIRTLQNSDEFIQNSLEDLKTYIEDKLKKLISSSKIRQPIRRVYLMYENCDCQTVEPLKNYLFDQDFEEVDTSIFDVEASDKERHNQTCMSDCDAAIIFCNHASLDWVTLMLKDLRKIDKSGSKLKIVYLSNVELQDDRRFGKMKDIKLICQSGNFMFDELNNLLT, from the coding sequence ATGACAGACGTCTTCATTAGCTATTCTTGGGGAGATAACCAAAGTCCCGACGATCAAGGGAGGTGGGTCACTGTATTTCATGGTTATCTCGAGAGCTATCTACATGGAGATTTGGGTAGACGACCAGATATTTTTCGAGATGAAAACGAATTGCGAGGTTATGAGTGTTTAACACCTGCCATTGCTGAAAGGGTCAGGCAATCACGGGTTCTGTTGGCAGTTATGTCGAAGGGATATATCTCATCAGGGTGGTGCCAAGAAGAAGCAAGGATATTTTTAGAAAAGTGTCAAAAATTGAAGCAACCTAGCAGATTGCCAGTTTGCAAAGTTATTAAAAATCTTCCTGAGCCACAGTCACACAGACCTCAAGAATTTCAGGATTTACTAGGCTATCCGTTTTATGATTTTAAGAATGGAAACAGACCTCGAGAGTATAGACCTGAATTCGGAGAAACAAAAGAACAATTTCGTCAGTGTATTAAGGATGTTTCTGAAGAAATAGCAGAACTAATTGCGTCGATTGATTGCGATTTAGTAAAATACCGTCCTGAAGTTTTATCTTTCTCAGAAACAGTAGTTTACTTGGCAGAAACAACAGAGGATCAAAAAGAGAATAGACTTAAACTTAGACGTGAGCTTAAACAGTTAGGCTACATAGTTCTTCCCGAAAAAGATTTGCCCTACAATTCTCAAATAACTGATAGGATTCGTGACGATTTAAGTCGCTGTATTCTCTCTATTCATATTTTAGGTGAAAGATATGGCATTATTCCTGAGGCTGAAGCTTCAGGACGATCTGTTATTCAAATTCAAGCTGAATTAGCAGATGTTCGTAGTTCGGAAGAATCTAGATTTTCTCGTTTGATTTGGATGCCTCCGGAATTAGATATTAAAGCGCCTCAAAATAGAATTGAAACATCTCAGATTAATTTGATTCGCACTCTTCAAAACTCGGATGAGTTTATACAAAACTCCCTTGAAGATCTTAAAACTTACATTGAAGATAAATTGAAAAAATTAATTTCTTCTAGCAAAATTCGACAACCTATTAGGCGGGTTTATTTGATGTATGAAAATTGCGATTGCCAAACTGTTGAACCGTTAAAAAATTACCTTTTTGATCAAGATTTCGAGGAAGTAGATACATCTATATTTGACGTTGAGGCATCTGACAAAGAGCGACATAACCAAACTTGTATGAGTGATTGTGATGCTGCAATTATTTTCTGTAACCACGCTAGTCTAGACTGGGTAACATTAATGCTGAAGGATCTTCGGAAAATAGACAAAAGCGGCTCAAAGTTAAAAATAGTCTATTTAAGTAATGTGGAGTTACAAGATGACCGACGATTCGGAAAAATGAAAGATATCAAATTAATTTGTCAATCTGGGAACTTTATGTTTGATGAGTTAAATAATCTTTTGACGTGA
- a CDS encoding nSTAND1 domain-containing NTPase produces the protein MVETQIPLNPFPGLRPFKASEANLFYGREGQTEELIHILERTHFLTVVGVSGSGKSSLVRAGLLPSLSDERTSGAAPIWRVSISRPEDDPIGNLAKELNKIPELQRRTYNDDGTESISLNFSLDIIETLLRRGSRGLIEAVWQARLPNPVKLLIVIDQFEELFRFKQVRPRQDAINEAAAFVKLLIQATKKQQELPIYVVLTMRSDFLGECAQFRDLPEAINEGQYLIPRMTRDQIRSAIEQPIAVDGATIAPQLVNRLLNTVGDNPDQLPILQHALMQTWNVWVADHQPNEPLDLKHYDATGGMEQALSRHADSIYEGLPSDRHQKIAEVLFKRLTERDAEGYETRRPTALSEICDIASATETRATEAEVIEVVDAFRAEGQSFLMPPVDEVETLTANSKLDISHESLMRVWEKLKGKVEGDKVTKGWIAEEAESAETYRRLAQAAVCQRELWRGIDLASAWEWKTKEQPNQVWARRYNPKNTSPSLFQQAIDFLNKSEQKRLHDLNRERRIGITLITLSIATAITAIMASIQYVNAQNSRLISNLSNAEASFALNDQLAALVTALEASEQIQQTSITNPVTRLSAIATLRQIVYSIQERDRFIHGVQTGDNLNNKGGRVYSASYSPDGRWIASGGGDSTVKLWLPNESQPHTLEGHTEAVHDVAFSPDGQLLASGSADDTIKIWQLDGTLVQTMGNPGRVGDLTFDVEDISFSPDGTLIAAAYKDDTIKLWDLNGTQIKTFAGHQGYVTAVNFSPTGDRLVSGSVDGTVKLWNLDGTLLQTWNHSEGVQDVAFSSDGQWVASAGDDNEVKLWRADGGSSQIPQVLLGHNDTIYSVRFSPDGQTVASASKDNTIKLWEVKDGRLLNTFQGHRQSILSVDFSPDGETLISASFDNTIRLWNRAPTNLEHLSGLADIRSISISPNGQLLAYGSDDGTLTLWNRVTRTAPKVLAVNTEAILSTAFSSDSQYLLTGDTDSTVKLWRVGEDQPLRTLEMDDGDDWGQGARAVNAVGFSPNDQQIAAASSNGMITLWNINGTRLRTFQAHDKEIYGVSFSPNGTQIASASADNTVKLWTLEGRRLQTFSGHQDQVYSIRFSPDAQELVSASADRTIRRWRLDGTEIGQPLRGHEDAVRDAIFAPDGNTIASASYDNTVRLWSKDGNPIRTLEGHHDFVYSLSFSPDGKTLASASADDSIILWNLDLDNLIQRGCQWVFAYIQKNPGFREDSLSLCSDRQP, from the coding sequence ATGGTTGAAACGCAAATACCCTTAAATCCCTTTCCGGGGCTGCGACCTTTTAAAGCTAGTGAAGCAAATCTGTTCTATGGTCGAGAGGGTCAAACAGAAGAGTTAATTCACATTCTGGAACGTACTCATTTTCTGACAGTGGTAGGGGTTTCTGGAAGTGGAAAGTCTTCACTGGTTCGAGCTGGACTATTGCCTTCCTTGAGTGACGAGCGCACAAGTGGAGCAGCTCCAATCTGGCGAGTTTCTATCTCCCGTCCTGAAGACGATCCGATAGGCAATTTAGCAAAAGAATTGAACAAGATACCGGAGCTACAACGCAGAACCTACAACGATGATGGAACAGAATCTATCTCTCTTAACTTTTCTTTGGATATCATTGAAACACTACTCCGTCGTGGCTCTCGAGGATTAATTGAAGCTGTTTGGCAAGCCAGACTTCCAAACCCTGTTAAGTTGCTGATTGTAATCGATCAGTTTGAAGAACTGTTTCGATTTAAGCAGGTTCGTCCAAGACAAGATGCCATCAATGAGGCAGCAGCATTTGTCAAACTTCTAATTCAGGCTACTAAAAAGCAACAAGAACTCCCCATTTATGTGGTTCTTACCATGCGATCTGACTTTTTGGGTGAATGTGCTCAGTTTCGTGATCTGCCTGAAGCCATTAACGAAGGGCAGTACCTGATTCCCCGCATGACCCGTGACCAGATTCGATCTGCAATTGAGCAACCAATCGCAGTGGATGGCGCTACGATCGCTCCACAACTCGTCAATCGATTGCTAAATACGGTAGGCGATAACCCTGATCAATTGCCTATTCTGCAACATGCTTTAATGCAAACCTGGAATGTATGGGTTGCTGACCATCAGCCCAATGAACCTCTTGACTTGAAACACTACGATGCGACTGGAGGAATGGAGCAAGCTCTTTCCAGACATGCAGACTCAATTTATGAGGGGTTGCCGAGCGATCGCCACCAAAAGATTGCCGAAGTTCTCTTTAAACGCTTGACGGAACGAGATGCTGAAGGATATGAAACGCGCCGTCCTACGGCTTTATCTGAGATCTGTGACATTGCTAGCGCAACAGAGACTAGGGCAACGGAAGCTGAAGTCATTGAGGTAGTTGATGCCTTTCGGGCCGAGGGGCAATCGTTTCTCATGCCGCCAGTTGATGAAGTTGAAACCCTGACCGCAAACTCAAAACTCGATATTTCCCATGAAAGTCTGATGCGGGTTTGGGAAAAGTTAAAGGGCAAAGTTGAAGGGGACAAAGTTACGAAAGGCTGGATAGCAGAAGAAGCAGAATCTGCTGAGACTTATCGTCGGTTAGCACAAGCAGCAGTGTGTCAAAGAGAACTGTGGAGAGGGATTGACCTTGCTAGTGCTTGGGAATGGAAAACGAAAGAACAACCTAACCAAGTCTGGGCAAGACGATATAATCCCAAAAATACTTCACCATCTCTCTTTCAGCAGGCGATCGATTTTCTCAATAAGAGTGAACAAAAACGACTACACGATCTCAATCGCGAACGACGAATTGGCATTACCTTAATTACGCTTTCTATTGCAACTGCAATTACGGCCATCATGGCGTCTATCCAATACGTTAATGCTCAAAATAGTCGGCTAATTAGTAATTTATCCAACGCGGAAGCCTCGTTTGCATTAAATGATCAACTGGCTGCATTGGTAACCGCTTTAGAGGCAAGTGAACAAATCCAGCAAACTTCCATTACAAACCCTGTCACTCGACTGTCAGCGATCGCCACCCTTCGCCAGATTGTGTACAGCATTCAAGAACGCGATCGCTTCATTCATGGGGTTCAAACAGGCGATAATCTGAACAATAAAGGAGGACGGGTTTACAGTGCCAGCTATAGCCCTGATGGTCGCTGGATTGCTTCCGGTGGGGGTGATTCTACGGTCAAACTGTGGTTGCCCAATGAGTCGCAACCTCACACCCTAGAAGGGCATACTGAGGCTGTCCACGACGTTGCCTTTAGCCCAGATGGGCAATTGCTTGCCTCAGGCAGTGCTGACGATACCATTAAAATTTGGCAATTAGATGGAACACTCGTGCAAACAATGGGTAACCCTGGCAGGGTTGGCGATCTCACATTTGACGTTGAGGATATCAGCTTTAGTCCTGATGGCACTTTGATTGCTGCAGCTTACAAAGATGACACCATCAAGCTCTGGGATCTCAATGGTACTCAAATCAAAACCTTTGCAGGGCATCAGGGATATGTAACTGCAGTGAACTTTAGTCCAACAGGCGATCGCCTTGTTTCTGGCAGTGTAGATGGAACCGTTAAACTTTGGAATTTAGATGGAACTCTGCTGCAAACTTGGAACCATAGCGAGGGTGTGCAAGATGTTGCCTTTAGTTCCGATGGACAATGGGTTGCTTCAGCCGGAGATGATAATGAGGTAAAACTTTGGCGTGCAGATGGTGGATCGTCTCAAATACCTCAAGTATTGCTCGGACATAACGACACAATCTATAGTGTGAGATTTAGTCCAGATGGTCAAACTGTTGCCTCTGCCAGTAAGGATAACACGATCAAACTGTGGGAGGTAAAAGATGGAAGGTTACTCAATACCTTTCAAGGTCATCGTCAGAGCATCTTGAGTGTGGATTTCAGCCCTGATGGAGAAACCTTAATTTCTGCGAGCTTTGACAACACGATCCGGTTGTGGAACCGTGCCCCTACCAACCTTGAACATCTGTCTGGGCTTGCCGATATCAGGAGTATTAGCATTAGCCCTAATGGTCAACTGCTGGCTTATGGTAGTGACGATGGCACTCTAACCCTTTGGAATAGAGTGACTCGTACTGCTCCAAAAGTATTAGCAGTAAATACAGAGGCGATTCTTAGTACTGCCTTCAGTTCAGATAGCCAATACCTTCTGACAGGAGATACAGATAGCACTGTCAAGCTTTGGAGAGTTGGAGAAGATCAGCCTTTGCGTACTCTAGAAATGGATGATGGTGATGATTGGGGACAAGGTGCGAGGGCAGTGAATGCTGTAGGTTTTAGCCCTAATGATCAACAAATTGCGGCTGCCAGTTCAAATGGCATGATTACGTTGTGGAATATCAACGGCACTCGACTCCGCACCTTCCAAGCCCATGACAAAGAAATCTATGGGGTGTCATTTAGTCCAAATGGTACTCAAATCGCCTCTGCCAGCGCAGATAACACGGTTAAACTCTGGACTCTAGAGGGTAGACGACTGCAAACCTTTAGTGGACATCAAGACCAGGTTTACAGTATCCGTTTTAGCCCTGATGCTCAGGAGCTTGTCTCCGCCAGTGCTGATAGGACCATTAGACGCTGGCGACTGGATGGCACCGAAATAGGGCAACCTCTCCGAGGCCATGAAGATGCAGTGCGTGATGCCATTTTTGCCCCTGATGGAAACACGATTGCCTCTGCTAGTTATGACAACACGGTAAGACTTTGGAGTAAGGACGGAAACCCAATACGTACCCTTGAAGGCCATCACGATTTTGTTTACAGTCTGAGCTTTAGCCCCGATGGCAAAACCCTCGCTTCTGCCAGTGCCGACGATTCTATTATTTTGTGGAATTTAGATCTTGATAATTTGATCCAGCGGGGTTGCCAATGGGTATTTGCTTATATTCAGAAAAATCCTGGTTTTCGTGAAGACAGTTTGTCTCTCTGTAGCGATCGCCAACCCTAA